One genomic region from Terriglobus aquaticus encodes:
- the glpK gene encoding glycerol kinase GlpK, which yields MAELVLALDQGTTSSRAILFDKAGAIRGTAQHEFRQIFPEASRGGPTGTQGWVEHDPFEILTSQLSAAVEVLGRAGIRPRDVAALGITNQRETAVVWERATGKPVYNAIVWQDRRTAAQCEQLTRDGAEDEVRRRSGLRLDPYFSGTKVAWILDNVAGAREKAERGELAFGTIDSWLIWNLTSGKRHVTDRTNASRTLLYNIVEDRWDDELLRLLRVPRSMMPEVVWSSEALGPVSTTLGLEGIEIAGIAGDQQSALFGQMCTRPGDAKNTYGTGCFLLQHIGDAFRLSEQRLLTTLTCSLERKPEYALEGSVFIGGAVVQWLRDGLGLIQKSSDVEALACSVPDSGGVVFVPAFTGLGAPHWDPYATGTLLGMGRGTTAGHVARAALESIALQVADVLKAMDADTPAPLKELRVDGGATANDTLMQFQADLLQVPVVRPACLETTAMGAAYLAGIATGVWGGLESIQQEQVPGTRFEPRDRQSTDKLYARWQKAVERAKGWNAAA from the coding sequence ATGGCTGAACTTGTGTTGGCGCTGGACCAAGGAACGACGAGCTCGCGGGCGATTCTGTTTGACAAGGCCGGAGCGATTCGGGGAACGGCACAGCATGAGTTTCGGCAGATCTTTCCCGAGGCGTCGCGCGGCGGTCCCACGGGCACGCAGGGCTGGGTAGAGCACGACCCGTTTGAGATCCTGACCAGCCAATTGAGCGCGGCGGTGGAGGTGCTGGGGCGTGCGGGTATTCGGCCGCGCGATGTGGCCGCGCTCGGCATCACCAACCAGCGCGAGACGGCCGTGGTGTGGGAGCGCGCGACGGGCAAGCCGGTGTACAACGCGATTGTGTGGCAGGACCGACGGACCGCAGCGCAGTGCGAGCAGTTGACCCGCGACGGTGCAGAAGACGAGGTGCGGCGGCGCAGCGGTCTGCGGCTGGACCCGTACTTCAGCGGTACCAAGGTGGCGTGGATCCTGGACAACGTTGCTGGCGCGCGGGAGAAGGCGGAGCGCGGCGAGCTGGCCTTTGGCACCATCGATAGCTGGCTGATCTGGAACCTGACGAGCGGCAAGCGGCATGTGACGGATCGCACGAATGCTTCGCGCACGCTGCTCTACAACATCGTGGAAGACCGCTGGGACGACGAGCTGCTGCGGCTGTTGCGCGTGCCGCGGTCGATGATGCCGGAGGTGGTGTGGTCGAGCGAAGCGCTGGGGCCGGTGAGTACTACGCTCGGCCTGGAGGGCATTGAGATTGCCGGCATCGCGGGCGATCAGCAGAGTGCGCTGTTTGGACAAATGTGCACGCGGCCAGGCGATGCGAAGAACACTTACGGTACGGGATGTTTTCTGCTGCAGCACATCGGCGACGCGTTCCGGCTGAGTGAGCAGCGGCTGCTGACCACGCTGACGTGTTCGCTGGAACGCAAGCCCGAGTATGCGCTGGAAGGCTCGGTGTTCATTGGTGGCGCGGTGGTGCAATGGCTGCGCGACGGTCTGGGGCTGATTCAAAAGAGCAGCGATGTGGAAGCGCTGGCCTGCAGCGTGCCAGACAGCGGTGGCGTGGTGTTTGTGCCTGCATTCACGGGGCTGGGCGCGCCGCACTGGGACCCGTACGCGACGGGCACACTGCTGGGCATGGGCCGTGGCACCACGGCCGGGCACGTTGCGCGCGCCGCGCTGGAGAGCATCGCGCTGCAGGTGGCCGACGTGTTGAAAGCGATGGATGCGGACACGCCCGCTCCGCTGAAGGAGCTGCGCGTGGATGGCGGCGCCACGGCCAACGATACGCTGATGCAGTTCCAGGCGGACCTGTTGCAGGTGCCGGTTGTGCGTCCCGCATGCCTGGAGACGACCGCCATGGGTGCGGCGTACCTGGCGGGCATCGCGACCGGGGTGTGGGGTGGGCTGGAGTCGATTCAGCAGGAACAGGTGCCGGGAACCCGCTTTGAGCCGCGTGATAGGCAAAGCACGGACAAGCTGTACGCGCGCTGGCAGAAGGCTGTCGAGCGCGCGAAGGGCTGGAACGCGGCGGCATAG
- a CDS encoding acyltransferase family protein, with amino-acid sequence MAVDSAPAHTSRQASFQAQPNRRDHAQRFYRPELDAVRFVAFLLVFLHHTSSQFVWRSPLIQVTGLGLCLFFALSAYLITTLLLREKAQTGTVSLRDFYIRRILRIWPLYFLGLAVGLLLDWRYGFFPTDRSWYIAAALLVGNFAVYMPSFVLPLWSISLEEQFYLLWPGLTRRLSHTGLLIACLALTICSWIATGIYGHLHADTANRVWFSSLVQMQMFTAGALLALRHDRQGCLLQNRALRIVALLLTPCIWLAAIRFGGIKGGYAPGALQLIVGYAAVALTCALILDALTAAPPRIPAFLAYLGRISFGLYVFHSPVFLLGKRYLPLHRPWTLLPAELCLTIAAAALSYRFFETPFLRLKQRFEIVRSRPINA; translated from the coding sequence ATGGCCGTCGATTCTGCGCCAGCCCACACATCACGGCAGGCGTCGTTCCAGGCACAGCCGAACCGCCGCGACCATGCGCAGCGCTTCTACCGGCCAGAGCTGGACGCAGTTCGCTTCGTAGCCTTTCTGCTCGTCTTCCTGCACCACACTTCATCGCAGTTTGTGTGGCGTTCTCCGCTCATCCAGGTCACGGGTCTGGGTCTCTGCCTCTTCTTCGCGCTCAGCGCATACCTCATCACGACCCTGCTGCTGCGGGAAAAGGCGCAAACCGGAACCGTCTCGTTGCGTGACTTCTACATCCGACGCATCCTGCGCATCTGGCCGCTCTACTTTCTCGGCCTCGCGGTCGGTCTCCTGCTCGATTGGCGGTACGGCTTTTTCCCAACCGACCGGTCCTGGTACATCGCGGCGGCTCTGCTTGTCGGCAACTTCGCCGTGTACATGCCAAGCTTCGTCCTGCCACTATGGAGCATCTCGCTGGAGGAGCAGTTCTATCTGCTTTGGCCAGGTCTGACCAGACGCCTGAGTCACACCGGTCTGCTGATCGCCTGCCTCGCGCTCACCATCTGCTCGTGGATCGCGACCGGCATCTACGGCCATCTGCATGCGGACACCGCGAACCGCGTATGGTTCAGCAGCCTGGTCCAGATGCAGATGTTCACCGCAGGCGCGTTGCTGGCGCTGCGGCATGACCGGCAGGGCTGCCTGCTCCAGAACCGCGCCTTGCGCATCGTCGCGCTGCTGCTCACACCCTGCATCTGGCTTGCGGCGATCCGGTTCGGCGGCATCAAGGGTGGCTATGCTCCCGGAGCCCTCCAACTCATCGTGGGGTATGCGGCGGTCGCGCTCACCTGCGCCCTGATCCTCGATGCGCTCACCGCCGCACCACCGCGCATCCCGGCTTTTCTTGCTTACCTTGGCCGCATCTCCTTCGGCCTGTACGTCTTCCACTCCCCTGTCTTTCTGCTTGGAAAGCGCTACCTGCCGCTCCACCGGCCATGGACACTGCTGCCCGCGGAGCTCTGCCTCACCATCGCAGCCGCGGCGCTCTCCTACCGCTTCTTCGAAACGCCGTTTCTCCGCCTGAAACAGCGGTTTGAGATCGTGCGTTCGCGGCCGATCAACGCCTGA
- a CDS encoding 2Fe-2S iron-sulfur cluster-binding protein, whose product MSEHPTDLPPVDLSKPPADNIVRVTFQPENKTVEFPFGTLPYDGHGRPMSFLDVAENYGIFLDHACGGVCACTTCHVYVKQGEPGLSEPEDDELDRVDLAAGPQTNSRLGCQAVIEKPGTYVVEIPAWNRNYVQEGKPAAIIADATPAPPVTSPAAVAAKE is encoded by the coding sequence ATGAGCGAGCACCCCACCGATCTGCCGCCGGTCGACCTATCCAAGCCGCCTGCGGACAACATCGTCCGCGTCACCTTTCAGCCTGAAAACAAGACGGTTGAGTTCCCCTTCGGCACCCTGCCCTACGACGGCCACGGCCGTCCCATGAGCTTTCTGGACGTCGCCGAAAACTACGGCATCTTCCTCGACCACGCCTGCGGCGGCGTTTGCGCCTGCACCACCTGCCACGTCTACGTGAAGCAGGGCGAGCCCGGCCTTTCCGAACCGGAAGATGACGAGCTCGACCGCGTCGATCTTGCCGCTGGTCCGCAGACCAACTCGCGCCTTGGCTGCCAGGCAGTCATCGAAAAGCCCGGCACCTACGTGGTCGAGATCCCCGCCTGGAACCGCAACTACGTGCAGGAAGGCAAGCCCGCTGCGATCATCGCGGACGCGACGCCGGCACCGCCCGTCACCTCGCCCGCAGCGGTAGCGGCAAAGGAGTAG
- the iscX gene encoding Fe-S cluster assembly protein IscX, producing the protein MPREITWTDFEEIGIQLQEKYPEIDPLTVRFTDLHKYVTALPGFVGDPAKSTEGQLEGIQMAWHEEYEDAK; encoded by the coding sequence ATGCCACGCGAAATCACCTGGACCGACTTCGAAGAGATCGGCATCCAGTTGCAGGAGAAGTACCCGGAGATCGACCCGCTCACGGTGCGCTTCACCGACCTGCACAAGTACGTCACAGCGCTGCCCGGCTTTGTCGGCGATCCGGCCAAGTCCACCGAGGGCCAGCTCGAAGGCATCCAGATGGCCTGGCACGAAGAGTACGAAGACGCCAAGTAA